Proteins encoded in a region of the Mesoflavibacter profundi genome:
- a CDS encoding DUF1761 domain-containing protein, with translation MEFNYLAVFVAAIVPLIIGFIWYNPKTFGTVWMKHAEMTEQKMQSANMLKIFGVTLILSFVLAFILPSITVHQMGAFSLVQGDLGIQPSYETFMAEYKDEFRTFKHGAFHGVIAGLFIVLPILGINALFERKSLKYTLINVGYWTVTLAIMGAIVCGWR, from the coding sequence ATGGAATTTAATTATCTAGCAGTTTTTGTTGCTGCAATTGTACCGTTAATAATTGGCTTTATTTGGTATAACCCTAAAACTTTTGGAACCGTTTGGATGAAACATGCTGAAATGACTGAGCAAAAAATGCAGTCTGCAAACATGTTAAAAATTTTTGGTGTTACATTAATTCTTTCGTTTGTATTAGCTTTTATACTGCCTTCAATTACTGTTCATCAAATGGGCGCATTTAGTTTAGTACAAGGCGATTTAGGTATTCAGCCTTCTTATGAAACTTTTATGGCAGAATATAAAGATGAATTTAGAACCTTTAAACATGGTGCTTTTCATGGTGTTATAGCTGGATTATTTATAGTCTTACCTATTTTAGGTATTAATGCTTTATTTGAAAGAAAAAGCTTGAAATATACACTAATCAATGTTGGATATTGGACTGTAACACTTGCTATTATGGGAGCAATTGTTTGTGGCTGGAGATAA
- a CDS encoding glutamine--tRNA ligase/YqeY domain fusion protein, whose translation MSEETKSLNFIEHIIEEDLANGLAKDKLRFRFPPEPNGYLHIGHTKAIGISFGLGLKYNAPVNLRFDDTNPAKEEQEYVDAIKKDVAWLGYQWENELYSSDYFQQLYDWAVQLIKDGKAYVDSQSSEAMAEQKGTPTQPGVDGPYRNRSVEENLDLFERMKNGEFNEGEHILRAKIDMQHPNMLMRDPIMYRILKKHHHRTGNDWCIYPMYDWTHGESDYIEQISHSLCSLEFKPHRELYDWFKEQVYDYSKETYPMQPKQREFARLNLSYTIMSKRKLLKLVEEKVVSGWDDPRMPTISGLRRRGYTPNSIRQFIEKVGVAKRENVIDVALLEFCVREDLNKTAPRVMAVLDPLKVVITNYPDDKEEWLEAENNPEDDSAGFRKVPFSKEIYIEKDDFKEEAGSKFFRLKLGGEVRLKNAYIIKAENVVKDAEGNITEVHCTYDTDTSKKVKGTLHWVSIKHAVKAEVREYDRLFMDEAPDSHDGKDFMEFLNPNSLNIINAFVEPSLKEAKVGEQFQFQRLGYFNVDDDSKSDALVFNKTVGLRDSWAKQAPKQNQNQPQKQTNNRPAIEQIKSFGKKYDRLPDDARAKAKAQILELAKDVSYEDVEPLFNTSVKKSGTRIITMITLGVLLKNGLEKNEAINEFINKALEDKNKLLVEEAQQLA comes from the coding sequence ATGTCTGAAGAAACAAAATCACTCAATTTTATTGAGCATATTATAGAAGAAGATTTAGCTAACGGATTAGCTAAGGATAAATTACGTTTTCGTTTTCCGCCAGAACCTAATGGCTATTTGCACATTGGTCATACCAAAGCTATAGGTATTAGTTTTGGTTTAGGATTAAAGTACAATGCGCCTGTTAATCTTAGATTTGACGATACTAACCCAGCAAAAGAAGAGCAAGAGTATGTAGATGCGATTAAAAAAGATGTGGCTTGGTTAGGTTACCAATGGGAAAACGAGCTGTATTCTTCAGATTATTTTCAACAGTTATACGATTGGGCTGTACAATTGATTAAAGACGGAAAGGCTTATGTAGATAGCCAATCTTCTGAAGCGATGGCAGAACAAAAAGGAACACCAACGCAACCTGGTGTAGATGGTCCTTATCGTAACCGATCTGTAGAAGAAAATTTAGACCTTTTTGAACGCATGAAAAATGGCGAATTCAACGAAGGTGAACATATTTTACGTGCAAAAATAGACATGCAACATCCTAATATGTTAATGCGTGATCCTATTATGTATCGTATTTTAAAGAAGCATCATCATCGTACTGGTAACGATTGGTGCATTTATCCAATGTACGATTGGACGCATGGCGAAAGTGATTATATCGAGCAAATTAGTCATAGTTTATGTTCTTTAGAATTTAAACCACATAGAGAGCTTTACGATTGGTTTAAAGAGCAAGTTTATGACTATTCTAAGGAAACCTATCCAATGCAGCCAAAACAGCGCGAATTTGCGCGTTTAAATCTGTCTTATACCATTATGAGTAAGCGTAAGTTGCTTAAATTGGTAGAAGAGAAGGTAGTTTCTGGTTGGGACGATCCGAGAATGCCAACCATTTCAGGTTTACGACGTAGAGGTTATACACCAAATTCAATTAGACAATTTATAGAAAAAGTAGGTGTTGCAAAGCGTGAAAACGTGATTGATGTGGCGCTTTTAGAATTCTGTGTACGTGAGGATTTAAACAAAACTGCACCACGTGTTATGGCGGTTTTAGATCCTTTAAAAGTAGTCATTACTAATTATCCAGACGATAAAGAAGAATGGTTAGAAGCAGAAAATAACCCAGAAGACGATAGTGCTGGATTTAGAAAAGTACCTTTTTCAAAAGAAATTTATATCGAAAAAGACGACTTTAAAGAAGAAGCAGGAAGTAAGTTTTTTAGATTGAAATTAGGCGGCGAAGTTCGACTTAAAAATGCGTACATCATCAAAGCTGAAAACGTAGTAAAAGATGCTGAAGGAAATATTACCGAAGTACATTGTACCTACGATACAGATACCTCTAAAAAAGTAAAAGGAACGTTACATTGGGTTTCTATAAAACATGCAGTAAAAGCTGAAGTTAGAGAATACGATAGACTGTTTATGGACGAAGCGCCTGACAGTCATGACGGTAAAGATTTTATGGAATTTTTAAATCCAAATTCTTTAAACATCATCAATGCATTTGTTGAGCCAAGTTTAAAAGAAGCTAAAGTAGGAGAGCAGTTTCAGTTTCAACGTTTAGGGTATTTTAATGTGGATGACGATTCTAAATCTGATGCCTTAGTATTTAATAAAACCGTTGGTTTACGTGATAGTTGGGCAAAACAAGCACCAAAACAAAATCAAAATCAGCCTCAAAAGCAAACCAATAATCGTCCTGCGATAGAGCAAATAAAGTCTTTTGGTAAAAAGTACGATAGACTACCAGACGATGCTAGAGCAAAAGCAAAAGCACAGATTTTAGAATTAGCTAAAGACGTTTCTTATGAAGATGTAGAGCCACTTTTTAATACTTCGGTTAAGAAAAGCGGTACACGAATTATCACTATGATTACGCTTGGTGTTTTACTTAAAAATGGCTTAGAAAAAAATGAAGCGATTAATGAGTTTATCAACAAAGCATTAGAAGACAAAAACAAGTTATTAGTAGAAGAAGCGCAACAGTTAGCTTAA
- the folB gene encoding dihydroneopterin aldolase — translation MGKIKVENIRVFAHHGCLKEETAIGSDYRVDLEITANLQHSAKTDQLKDTVDYVFLNRIIFEEMKVPSALLEHVARRILNRIFTEDQMIKKATVSVSKINPPIGGDVEQVTIVMSDKRKNFKK, via the coding sequence ATGGGAAAAATTAAAGTTGAAAATATTAGAGTATTTGCGCATCACGGTTGTTTAAAAGAAGAAACTGCTATTGGTAGTGATTATCGTGTAGATTTAGAAATTACAGCCAATTTACAGCATAGTGCAAAGACAGATCAACTAAAAGATACGGTAGATTACGTGTTTTTAAATAGAATTATTTTTGAAGAAATGAAAGTACCAAGCGCACTTTTAGAGCATGTAGCACGACGCATTTTAAACCGAATTTTTACTGAAGATCAAATGATTAAAAAAGCAACAGTTAGTGTAAGTAAAATAAATCCGCCAATTGGTGGCGATGTAGAGCAAGTAACAATTGTTATGAGTGACAAAAGAAAAAACTTCAAGAAATAG
- a CDS encoding LysE family translocator, with translation MFDDILTAIPFGIILSFTIGPVFFVLLETAATKGFKSALIFDAGVILADILFIVVAFFSTEKLVGKIEKDPNFLIFGGVLLAIYGFISFIKTSKSFREIVREYHKVEIKKGYGKLFLKGFLLNFINIGVLLGWVAFIVIANSITTSKNGVIVFISTMLITYFLADLVKITAAKALKNKLTPRLIYKTKKIVALVILGFGVLLLVQGFFPKEKELLKEKIEQINPLD, from the coding sequence ATGTTTGACGATATTCTTACTGCAATTCCTTTTGGTATCATTCTATCTTTTACTATTGGACCAGTATTTTTTGTTTTGTTAGAAACTGCTGCAACCAAAGGGTTTAAAAGTGCTTTAATATTTGATGCAGGAGTAATTCTAGCAGATATTTTATTTATTGTAGTTGCATTTTTTAGTACCGAAAAATTGGTAGGTAAAATTGAAAAAGATCCTAATTTTTTAATTTTTGGAGGTGTTTTATTAGCTATTTATGGCTTTATTTCATTTATAAAAACATCAAAATCGTTTAGAGAAATAGTAAGAGAATATCATAAAGTAGAAATTAAAAAAGGCTATGGTAAATTATTCTTAAAAGGCTTTTTGCTCAACTTTATTAACATTGGTGTACTGTTAGGTTGGGTAGCATTTATTGTAATTGCTAATTCTATAACCACGTCTAAAAATGGTGTTATTGTCTTTATTAGTACCATGTTAATAACTTATTTTTTAGCAGATTTAGTAAAAATTACAGCTGCAAAAGCTTTAAAAAATAAGCTTACACCAAGACTTATTTACAAGACTAAAAAGATCGTAGCATTAGTAATATTAGGCTTTGGCGTACTATTACTAGTCCAAGGTTTCTTCCCAAAAGAAAAAGAATTACTTAAAGAAAAAATAGAACAGATTAATCCTTTGGATTAA
- a CDS encoding head GIN domain-containing protein, translated as MKYLLSILALVFSLNTFAQNPKSQHVGDFTTVKVFDLIKVSLVKSDENKVIITGEDVDDVEVVIKNDMLKIRMDIDRIFDGTKTFVAVHYKDIKVIDANEGSKIVGNELITQDAIELRAQEGATIIAGLDVNTVNVRAVTGGIIETRGKANTQNITLNTGGIYEGRDFQTKNTNIKVRAAGEAEVTASDTVDARITAGGDIDIYGNPRTVTKKNTFGGSITVKE; from the coding sequence ATGAAATATTTACTGTCTATTTTAGCTTTAGTTTTTAGCTTAAATACCTTTGCACAAAACCCAAAAAGTCAGCATGTAGGTGACTTTACAACGGTTAAAGTTTTCGATTTAATAAAAGTAAGTCTAGTAAAATCTGACGAAAATAAAGTGATTATTACTGGTGAAGATGTAGACGATGTAGAAGTAGTAATTAAAAACGATATGTTAAAAATACGCATGGATATAGACCGTATTTTTGATGGTACAAAAACCTTTGTTGCTGTGCATTATAAAGATATAAAAGTTATTGATGCTAATGAAGGATCTAAAATTGTAGGTAACGAGCTTATCACACAAGACGCAATCGAATTACGTGCCCAAGAAGGTGCTACAATTATTGCAGGATTAGATGTAAACACAGTAAATGTAAGAGCTGTAACTGGCGGAATTATAGAAACTAGAGGTAAAGCTAACACTCAAAATATTACATTAAATACAGGTGGAATTTACGAAGGAAGAGATTTTCAAACTAAAAATACAAACATAAAAGTAAGAGCTGCAGGAGAAGCAGAAGTAACCGCAAGCGATACTGTAGATGCGCGTATCACTGCTGGTGGAGATATTGATATCTATGGTAATCCTAGAACCGTTACTAAAAAAAATACTTTTGGCGGATCAATTACAGTTAAAGAATAA
- a CDS encoding heavy metal-binding domain-containing protein, with amino-acid sequence MILTTTNTIEGFKIIEYKGIVTGTSFEMKTKFSFKVEKSKDITKAVINEAKEHAFQELQDNAKNLNANAVVGISFDIETVNGSYFFVSVVGTAVNVA; translated from the coding sequence ATGATTTTAACCACAACAAATACTATAGAAGGCTTTAAAATAATAGAATATAAAGGCATTGTAACTGGTACTTCTTTTGAAATGAAAACAAAGTTTTCTTTTAAAGTCGAAAAAAGTAAAGACATCACAAAAGCGGTAATTAACGAAGCTAAGGAACATGCGTTTCAAGAGTTACAAGACAATGCTAAAAATTTAAATGCTAATGCTGTAGTTGGAATTAGTTTTGATATAGAAACTGTAAATGGCTCTTATTTTTTTGTTTCAGTAGTTGGAACAGCAGTAAATGTTGCATAA
- the rnr gene encoding ribonuclease R, giving the protein MSKKKKKRKPSHNKISNLTETILNILRKERNKPFNYKQIAAKLGVNDASSRNQIIKKLAQLKAKQEIEEVDRGKFKAIVNTEYHTGIFDASSRGSGYVICDAFEEDIFIASNNVNKALDGDEVELYVFKRRKRGKLEGEITQIIKRAKTQYVGVIQIHEKNNFAFVVPDSNKMTTDIFVPINKINKAEDGDKVLVELVDWPEKADSPNGRVKEVLGKPGEHNTEIHAILAEYGLPYEFPKEVEDFANQIDTSIKPEEIKKRRDMRKDLTFTIDPKDAKDFDDALSIKVLENGLFEIGIHIADVSHYLEEGTILDDEAYERATSVYLVDRVVPMLPEILSNGACSLRPHEEKYTFSAVFKLNDKAEIKDQWFGRTVTYSDARFAYEEAQAVIENNTDFVISNNTEMSSIKTEIPEDVSLTGKTYNTQPEIAEAILVLDRLAKKMRSKRMRSGAISFDKVEVRFTLDEQANPTGVHFKTSKDANKLIEEFMLLANRKVSEFVSKMKPSKTFVYRVHDEPDESKLAALQGVVARFGHKLNFKSRDSISSSLNKLLEDVQGQKEQNLVDTLAIRTMAKAEYTTHNIGHYGLAFDYYSHFTSPIRRYPDVMAHRLLQRYLDGEKSANEEIYEEKCMHSSNMENLATKAERDSIKYMQIKFMQDHKDEEFVGVISGVTDWGIYVEIISNKCEGMVRIRDIKDDYYEFDQDQFALVGRDTKNMYQLGDEVVVKVKQADLVKRHLDFDLVGKHEA; this is encoded by the coding sequence ATGTCAAAGAAGAAAAAGAAAAGGAAACCTAGTCATAATAAGATTTCCAATCTAACAGAGACTATTCTAAACATACTTAGAAAAGAACGTAATAAACCCTTTAACTACAAGCAAATTGCTGCCAAATTAGGCGTTAATGATGCTAGTAGTCGTAACCAAATTATAAAAAAACTTGCGCAGCTTAAAGCTAAGCAAGAGATTGAAGAAGTAGATCGTGGTAAATTTAAAGCTATTGTAAATACCGAGTATCACACTGGTATTTTTGATGCGTCATCACGTGGATCTGGCTATGTAATTTGTGACGCTTTTGAAGAAGATATATTTATTGCTTCTAACAATGTTAATAAAGCATTAGATGGTGACGAAGTAGAACTTTACGTCTTTAAACGTCGTAAACGCGGTAAGTTAGAAGGTGAAATCACACAAATTATTAAGCGTGCAAAAACGCAATATGTTGGTGTTATACAAATACACGAAAAGAATAATTTTGCATTTGTAGTCCCAGATTCTAACAAAATGACTACAGATATTTTTGTACCTATTAACAAAATTAATAAAGCTGAAGATGGTGATAAAGTCTTAGTAGAGTTAGTAGATTGGCCAGAAAAAGCAGATTCACCAAACGGACGTGTAAAAGAAGTCCTTGGTAAACCAGGAGAACATAATACAGAAATCCATGCTATTTTAGCCGAATATGGTTTACCGTATGAATTCCCAAAAGAAGTCGAAGATTTTGCAAATCAAATAGATACCTCTATTAAGCCAGAAGAAATTAAAAAACGTCGCGATATGCGTAAAGATTTAACCTTTACCATAGATCCTAAAGACGCAAAAGATTTTGATGATGCATTATCCATTAAAGTTCTAGAAAATGGCTTATTTGAGATAGGAATACACATTGCAGACGTATCTCATTATTTAGAAGAAGGTACTATTTTAGATGATGAAGCTTACGAGCGTGCAACATCTGTTTATTTAGTAGATAGAGTAGTACCAATGCTACCAGAAATATTAAGTAATGGCGCATGTTCTTTACGTCCGCATGAAGAAAAATATACGTTCTCGGCAGTTTTTAAATTAAATGATAAAGCTGAAATCAAAGACCAATGGTTTGGTAGAACAGTAACGTATAGTGATGCAAGATTTGCTTACGAAGAAGCGCAAGCTGTTATAGAAAATAACACAGATTTTGTCATTTCTAATAATACAGAAATGTCATCCATAAAAACCGAAATTCCAGAAGACGTTTCACTTACTGGTAAAACATACAATACGCAACCAGAAATAGCTGAGGCAATTTTAGTTTTAGACCGATTAGCAAAGAAAATGCGAAGCAAACGTATGCGTTCTGGAGCAATTAGTTTTGATAAAGTAGAAGTAAGATTTACTTTAGATGAACAAGCAAATCCTACAGGTGTTCATTTTAAGACCAGTAAAGATGCTAACAAGTTAATAGAAGAATTTATGCTATTAGCTAACCGTAAAGTATCAGAGTTTGTTTCTAAAATGAAACCTTCAAAAACCTTTGTTTATCGTGTTCATGACGAGCCAGACGAAAGTAAATTAGCTGCTTTACAAGGTGTAGTTGCTAGATTTGGTCATAAACTTAACTTTAAAAGTCGTGATAGTATTTCATCTTCATTAAACAAATTATTAGAAGATGTTCAAGGTCAAAAAGAGCAAAATTTAGTAGATACTTTAGCAATTCGTACTATGGCTAAAGCCGAATATACTACGCATAACATAGGACATTACGGATTAGCTTTTGATTATTACAGCCATTTTACATCGCCAATTAGACGTTATCCAGACGTTATGGCGCATCGTTTATTACAACGTTATTTAGATGGCGAAAAAAGTGCAAACGAAGAGATTTATGAAGAAAAATGTATGCACTCAAGTAACATGGAAAATTTAGCGACAAAAGCCGAACGTGATAGCATAAAATACATGCAAATTAAGTTTATGCAAGATCATAAAGACGAAGAATTTGTTGGTGTAATTTCTGGTGTAACCGATTGGGGAATTTATGTCGAAATTATCTCCAATAAATGCGAAGGAATGGTGCGTATTAGAGATATAAAAGACGATTATTATGAGTTTGATCAAGACCAATTTGCACTTGTTGGACGCGACACAAAAAACATGTACCAATTAGGAGACGAAGTTGTTGTAAAAGTAAAACAAGCAGATTTAGTAAAACGTCATTTAGATTTTGATTTAGTTGGTAAACACGAAGCGTAG
- the rpiB gene encoding ribose 5-phosphate isomerase B: MKISIGNDHAGTEYKFAIKKHLEAKGITVINYGTDASDSVDYPDFVHPVAKDVTDNAADFGILICGSANGVAITANKHQKVRAGVCWTKEITELTRLHNNANVMCIPARYTALQQAIAMVDTFLDTKFEGGRHQNRVDKIPVCS; this comes from the coding sequence ATGAAAATTTCAATAGGAAACGATCACGCTGGTACCGAATATAAATTTGCTATCAAAAAGCATTTAGAAGCTAAAGGTATTACAGTTATTAATTATGGTACAGATGCATCAGATAGTGTAGATTATCCAGATTTTGTACATCCAGTCGCTAAAGATGTAACAGATAATGCTGCCGATTTTGGTATACTTATTTGCGGTAGTGCAAATGGTGTAGCAATAACTGCTAACAAACACCAAAAGGTTAGAGCAGGTGTTTGTTGGACTAAAGAAATTACAGAATTAACGCGATTGCATAACAACGCCAACGTAATGTGTATACCTGCTAGATATACTGCTTTACAACAAGCCATAGCAATGGTAGATACGTTTTTAGATACAAAATTTGAAGGCGGAAGACACCAAAATAGAGTGGATAAAATTCCTGTTTGCTCTTAA
- a CDS encoding cation diffusion facilitator family transporter, whose amino-acid sequence MGHNHAHNHAHDHDLKGKKLLISIFLNIGITVAQIIGGFISGSLALLSDALHNLSDVISLIVSYAASKLAKRKASNNKTFGYKRAEILAAFINAATLIIVAILLIIEAIKRFENPQNIASNLVIWLSFIAILFNGLSVLLLRKDSKNNINIKSAYLHLLTDMLASVAVLIGGLLMKYYQIFWIDSVLTFLIGLYLIWVGYDLLKTSTKMLMLFTPSHINVEDVVRRVNSLDHIKKLHHVHIWNLNDDELHLEAHLDLESNMTITQFDVILQQIEQLLHDEFDINHVNIQPEYKKEDPKDIIVQD is encoded by the coding sequence ATGGGACATAATCATGCACATAACCATGCTCATGATCACGATTTAAAAGGGAAGAAATTATTAATTTCTATCTTTTTAAATATAGGAATTACTGTAGCGCAAATTATTGGAGGATTTATATCTGGTAGTTTAGCATTATTAAGTGATGCTTTACACAATTTAAGCGATGTAATATCTTTAATTGTTAGTTATGCAGCTTCTAAACTAGCAAAACGTAAAGCGTCTAATAATAAAACTTTTGGTTATAAACGTGCCGAAATTTTAGCTGCTTTTATTAATGCGGCAACTTTAATTATTGTAGCTATTTTATTAATTATAGAAGCCATTAAGCGATTTGAAAATCCGCAAAATATTGCTTCTAACTTAGTTATTTGGTTATCCTTTATAGCTATACTATTTAACGGGTTAAGTGTTTTATTATTAAGAAAAGATTCTAAAAACAACATCAATATAAAATCGGCTTATTTACATTTACTAACAGATATGTTAGCAAGTGTGGCTGTATTAATTGGTGGTTTATTAATGAAGTATTACCAAATATTTTGGATAGATAGCGTATTAACGTTTTTAATAGGTTTATATTTAATTTGGGTTGGATACGATTTGTTAAAAACCTCAACAAAAATGCTAATGTTATTTACACCTTCGCATATTAATGTAGAAGATGTTGTAAGACGTGTTAATAGCTTAGATCATATTAAAAAATTACATCATGTACATATATGGAATTTAAATGATGACGAACTTCATTTAGAAGCGCATTTAGATTTAGAAAGTAATATGACTATAACCCAATTTGATGTTATTTTACAGCAAATTGAGCAGTTATTACATGACGAATTTGATATTAATCACGTAAACATTCAACCAGAATATAAAAAGGAAGATCCTAAAGATATTATCGTTCAAGACTAA
- a CDS encoding GNAT family N-acetyltransferase, whose product MLNITVKSFNQLTINELYEVLQLRSEVFVVEQDCVYQDIDGKDQNALHVLGIKDNKIVAYTRLFKPGDYFNLASIGRVVVKENQRMHKYGYDIMEASIKAIKTNYNTTDIKISAQCYLKRFYNNLNFFEVGEQYLEDDIPHIAMLYKN is encoded by the coding sequence ATGCTAAATATTACAGTAAAATCCTTTAATCAATTAACTATAAATGAATTGTATGAAGTATTGCAATTACGAAGTGAAGTCTTTGTTGTCGAGCAAGATTGTGTGTATCAAGATATAGATGGAAAAGATCAAAACGCATTACATGTATTAGGAATAAAGGATAATAAAATTGTGGCTTATACACGCTTATTTAAACCTGGTGATTATTTTAATTTAGCAAGTATTGGTAGAGTAGTAGTTAAAGAAAACCAGCGTATGCATAAGTATGGATATGATATCATGGAAGCATCTATAAAGGCTATTAAAACCAATTATAATACTACAGATATTAAAATATCTGCACAATGTTACTTAAAACGATTTTATAATAATCTAAACTTTTTTGAAGTAGGCGAACAATATCTAGAAGATGATATACCGCATATTGCCATGCTATATAAAAACTAA
- a CDS encoding OmpA family protein codes for MKNLSYIFLFIVSVNNFVNANNTTLKTKSSKVVKHDVYFDTDKHQITKEEFTKLVQFLNETKDVDIERMSIVGYCDDRGNANYNKTLSNKRAEAIKKIIISYRNSTKQPEILNVKGKGEVALNTKEEALFKELRALNRKVSIVIAPKKLIAGSFFAEDVNKGDLINLKSLNFVLGYRYLTPESKKALQELADFLVKRTDIFFTINGHVCCTENGRESRDRETGKLNLSVVRAKYIRDYLVKAGVDAKRVRYQGLAGKYNLGGSTKEDRRVEILIRHISK; via the coding sequence ATGAAAAACTTAAGCTACATATTTTTATTTATTGTTTCGGTTAACAATTTTGTTAATGCTAATAACACTACTTTAAAAACAAAATCTAGTAAAGTAGTTAAGCATGATGTTTATTTTGATACAGATAAACACCAAATCACAAAAGAAGAATTTACAAAACTTGTACAATTTTTAAATGAAACTAAAGATGTTGATATAGAAAGAATGTCTATAGTTGGATATTGTGATGATAGAGGTAATGCTAATTACAACAAAACATTATCAAATAAACGTGCAGAAGCAATTAAGAAAATTATTATTTCTTATAGAAATAGCACTAAACAACCAGAAATATTAAATGTAAAAGGTAAAGGTGAAGTTGCTTTAAATACTAAAGAAGAAGCTTTATTTAAAGAATTAAGAGCTTTAAACAGAAAAGTATCTATTGTTATTGCTCCTAAAAAATTAATAGCTGGTTCTTTTTTTGCAGAAGATGTTAATAAAGGTGATTTAATAAATCTTAAAAGTTTAAATTTTGTTTTAGGGTATCGTTACTTAACTCCAGAATCTAAAAAAGCTTTACAGGAATTAGCAGACTTTTTAGTTAAAAGAACAGATATCTTTTTTACTATTAATGGACATGTATGTTGTACAGAAAATGGTAGAGAATCTAGAGATAGAGAAACTGGTAAATTAAACTTAAGCGTTGTAAGAGCTAAATATATTAGAGATTATTTAGTAAAAGCAGGAGTAGATGCTAAAAGAGTGAGATATCAAGGATTAGCCGGAAAATATAACTTAGGTGGATCTACAAAAGAAGATAGAAGAGTAGAAATTTTAATAAGACATATTTCTAAGTAA